Proteins encoded within one genomic window of Eurosta solidaginis isolate ZX-2024a chromosome 1, ASM4086904v1, whole genome shotgun sequence:
- the Tsp86D gene encoding tetraspanin-33 gives MSNYRHHGGGGGYSGIEIRNMHPRISQNFTYVSSCVKYLIFMLNFIFWLSGGLLLGIGLYAFMDKWEATGWVRLETFYDVILNISLVLMLMGVLISVVSFAGCLGALRENTCLLKFYTMCLLMFFLLELAIAIMGFVFPHNMNSFLEDKFTDKIIHSYRDDPDLQNLIDFAQLEFKCCGLSNSGYQDWSKNEYFNCSSPSVERCGVPYSCCINATDISSGLVNIMCGYGVQEHSVAAASKRIWTSGCIEIVRVWAERNLYTIAGVALGVALVQLFIIYLAKTLEGQIDLQKSRWSA, from the exons ATGAGTAATTATCGTCATCATGGGGGAGGTGGCGGATATAGTGGCATCGAAATACGTAACATGCATCCACGAATATCACAAAATTTCACTTATGTTAGCTCATGtgtaaaatatttgatttttatgcTAAATTTCATATTTTGGCTATCTGGTGGTCTATTACTTGGTATAGGCCTCTATGCTTTCATGGACAAATGGGAAGCAACAGGATGGGTGCGTTTGGAAACATTTTACGACGTTATACTCAATATATCATTGGTATTAATGCTTATGGGAGTTTTAATATCTGTAGTTAGCTTTGCTGGATGTTTGGGTGCATTACGTGAAAATACTTGTTTGCTGAAATTTTATACTATGTGCTTATTAATGTTCTTTCTGCTGGAACTAGCTATAGCCATAATGGGATTTGTATTTCCCCATAATATGAATTCTTTCTTAGAAGATAAATTTACTGACAAAATTATACATTCGTATCGTGATGACCCAGATTTGCAAAATCTTATCGATTTTGCGCAACTTGAATTTAAATGTTGTGGACTCAGCAATTCTGGTTATCAAGATTGGA GTAAGAATGAATATTTTAATTGTTCATCACCATCCGTGGAGCGTTGTGGTGTCCCTTACAGTTGCTGTATTAATGCCACTGACATTAGTTCTGGCTTAGTAAATATAATGTGCGGCTATGGCGTTCAAGAGCATTCAGTAGCTGCTGCAAGTAAACGCATATGGACAAGCGGTTGCATAGAGATAGTACGAGTTTGGGCTGAACGTAATTTATATACCATTGCGGGTGTTGCTTTGGGTGTAGCATTGGTGCAactatttattatatatttagccAAAACATTGGAAGGACAGATTGATTTGCAAAAATCACGTTGGTCAGCGTGA